A section of the Acidobacterium capsulatum ATCC 51196 genome encodes:
- a CDS encoding EamA family transporter, producing the protein MPSSSSHAGPARLAVLLAFGSVYFFWGATYTAMSIGVHLLPAPILAGTRMLIGAALMLLFCKLRGKKIFYSRGVMARLGLLGVMLLFMGNVGLVWSEKYLASGLAALIVAIVPLYVAVIEAVTGGEQLRRRGLFGLFLGFLALIALLWPSFHEALLPRHGSSMQIIAAIIVLLGALSFASGSVLSRHMQLPVPPLVAAGWEMGAAGLANVVLATATWQWPHATWNWHSLAAIGYLILFGSLLGFSCYIWLIHHVPVAKVATYAYVNPVVAVILGVLVLHEHMQPTEYFGMVAVIASVALVTSSQMKSGKPAAAPAPVENEA; encoded by the coding sequence ATGCCTTCTTCTTCCTCTCATGCTGGGCCGGCACGGCTTGCCGTTCTGCTGGCGTTTGGCAGCGTTTACTTCTTTTGGGGAGCCACCTACACGGCCATGAGCATCGGCGTGCATCTGCTGCCGGCGCCCATTCTGGCCGGTACGCGCATGCTTATCGGCGCGGCGCTCATGCTGTTGTTCTGCAAGCTCAGAGGCAAAAAGATCTTTTATTCGCGCGGCGTCATGGCGCGCCTCGGCCTGCTCGGCGTCATGCTGCTCTTCATGGGCAATGTCGGCCTGGTCTGGAGCGAGAAGTATCTCGCCAGCGGCCTCGCCGCGCTCATTGTCGCCATTGTGCCGCTTTATGTGGCCGTGATTGAGGCCGTGACCGGAGGCGAGCAGTTGCGGCGCCGCGGGCTCTTTGGGCTCTTCCTCGGCTTTCTGGCCCTCATCGCTCTGCTGTGGCCCAGCTTTCATGAGGCGCTGCTGCCGCGCCACGGCAGCTCCATGCAGATCATTGCCGCCATCATCGTGCTGCTGGGCGCGCTGAGTTTTGCTTCCGGCTCGGTGCTCTCGCGGCACATGCAGTTGCCGGTGCCGCCGCTGGTGGCCGCCGGATGGGAGATGGGCGCGGCCGGCCTAGCCAACGTAGTGCTGGCCACCGCGACGTGGCAATGGCCGCATGCCACCTGGAACTGGCACAGCCTCGCCGCCATCGGCTACCTGATTCTCTTTGGATCGCTGCTCGGCTTCAGTTGCTACATCTGGCTTATTCACCACGTGCCGGTGGCCAAGGTGGCCACCTATGCGTATGTGAATCCCGTGGTCGCGGTGATTCTTGGCGTGCTGGTGCTGCATGAGCACATGCAGCCCACCGAATACTTCGGCATGGTCGCCGTCATAGCTTCGGTCGCGCTGGTCACCTCTTCACAGATGAAGAGCGGCAAGCCGGCCGCCGCGCCTGCTCCGGTTGAGAACGAAGCCTGA
- the cysS gene encoding cysteine--tRNA ligase — protein MIRLFNTLSGQIEALTPADGQTFRMYACGPTVYDYGHIGNFRTFCHVDVLRRALQLEGITVRHVMNVTDVDDKIIRNATRAGVPIAEYTKKYEQAFFEDLHALGVAEPEVIARATEHIPAMVKLIEQLAAQDIAYKTEDGSWYFRIARFKDYGKLSKKDLTGISDGARVDVDEYEKDSARDFALWKSPKPGEHFWETPLGAGRPGWHIECSAMAMEYLGESIDLHGGGEDLMFPHHENEIAQSECASHKTFARHWFHVRFLLVEGRKMSKSEGNFYTLRDLLLKGYKASAIRMLLISVPYRQQLNFTFEGLAAETTAVERLRTFYQRMLTVTPATEKNAALSTETEKARKEFRAGLENDLNTAEARAAIFDLVRAGNAAADAGTLSTENVAEILAVLREFDSVFNVLEDRDAAITKFALEWAEQEGRLNEAAHEVLAQRGLSDEQIQALVDERTKAKRARNFARADQIRNELAEKGIVIEDSKEGVRWKRK, from the coding sequence ATGATTCGACTCTTCAATACTCTCTCCGGCCAGATCGAAGCACTCACGCCCGCCGACGGGCAAACCTTCCGCATGTATGCCTGCGGGCCGACCGTGTACGACTACGGGCACATCGGCAACTTTCGCACCTTCTGTCATGTGGATGTGCTGCGGCGCGCGCTGCAACTGGAGGGCATAACCGTGCGGCACGTGATGAACGTGACGGATGTGGATGACAAGATCATTCGCAACGCCACCAGGGCCGGAGTGCCGATTGCCGAGTACACCAAAAAATATGAGCAGGCATTCTTTGAAGACCTGCACGCGCTGGGCGTGGCCGAGCCGGAGGTGATTGCGCGCGCAACCGAGCATATTCCGGCGATGGTGAAGCTGATTGAGCAGTTGGCTGCGCAGGACATTGCCTATAAGACCGAAGACGGCTCGTGGTACTTCCGCATTGCGCGCTTCAAGGACTACGGCAAGCTCTCAAAGAAAGACCTGACCGGCATCAGCGACGGCGCGCGCGTAGACGTGGACGAGTACGAGAAAGACTCGGCGCGGGACTTTGCGCTGTGGAAGTCGCCCAAGCCGGGCGAGCACTTCTGGGAGACGCCGCTGGGCGCGGGTCGGCCGGGCTGGCACATCGAGTGCTCCGCCATGGCGATGGAGTATCTGGGCGAGTCGATTGATCTGCACGGCGGCGGCGAAGACCTGATGTTTCCGCACCACGAGAATGAGATTGCCCAGTCAGAGTGCGCCAGCCACAAGACCTTTGCGCGGCACTGGTTTCACGTGCGGTTTCTGCTGGTGGAAGGCCGCAAGATGTCGAAGTCCGAGGGCAACTTCTACACGCTGCGCGACCTGCTGCTGAAGGGCTACAAGGCCTCGGCAATTCGCATGCTGCTGATCTCGGTGCCCTACCGGCAGCAGTTGAACTTTACCTTTGAAGGGCTCGCGGCCGAGACGACCGCGGTCGAGCGCCTGCGGACGTTTTACCAGCGCATGCTGACCGTAACTCCCGCGACGGAAAAGAATGCGGCGCTGAGCACGGAGACAGAGAAGGCGCGGAAGGAGTTTCGCGCAGGACTCGAAAACGACCTGAACACAGCAGAGGCGCGCGCGGCGATCTTTGACCTGGTGCGCGCGGGCAATGCCGCCGCCGATGCCGGTACGCTCAGCACGGAAAATGTCGCGGAGATTCTCGCCGTGCTGCGCGAGTTCGATTCCGTCTTCAACGTGCTCGAAGACCGCGACGCCGCCATCACAAAGTTTGCGCTGGAGTGGGCCGAGCAGGAAGGCCGCCTGAACGAGGCCGCCCACGAAGTGCTGGCGCAGCGCGGCTTGAGCGATGAGCAGATTCAGGCGCTGGTGGATGAGCGCACGAAGGCCAAGCGGGCGCGGAACTTTGCGCGCGCCGACCAGATTCGCAATGAACTGGCCGAGAAGGGCATCGTGATCGAGGACTCGAAAGAGGGCGTTCGCTGGAAGCGGAAGTAG
- the tsaD gene encoding tRNA (adenosine(37)-N6)-threonylcarbamoyltransferase complex transferase subunit TsaD, giving the protein MASGQTGERARTGLILGIESSCDETSAAVVRGGREALSNVIASQIAVHAPFGGVVPELASREHLRAIVPVVEQAMAGAGVAFDDLDAVAVTEGPGLPGALLVGVSYAKALALALGKPLIAVNHLEGHIHAVLLERVLQPAETQATPEHGQPKLALVVSGGHTHLYLAQETHHAWTYRNVGRTVDDAAGEAFDKVAKLLGLGYPGGPWVDALAPFGDARAVPFSFAQVKAKAHRRADPVALHPEEATYFSFSGIKTAVLRYVQTHDMEARIAARRQAMATMPDASPRRDLEAVRALCDQESLDLLASFQRAVVGDLVRKTFRAAERYDVAEILVSGGVAANRELRERFTAEAAAQGLPVAFPSLKLATDNAAMIAAAAWPKLITSEFAGETLTAAAGLKLGS; this is encoded by the coding sequence ATGGCAAGCGGGCAGACAGGCGAGCGGGCGCGGACGGGGCTGATTCTGGGCATCGAAAGCTCGTGCGACGAGACCTCGGCGGCGGTGGTGCGCGGCGGGCGCGAGGCGCTCAGCAATGTGATTGCCTCACAGATTGCCGTGCATGCGCCGTTTGGCGGAGTGGTTCCGGAGCTGGCCTCGCGCGAGCATCTGCGCGCCATTGTGCCGGTGGTGGAGCAGGCCATGGCCGGCGCGGGCGTAGCCTTTGACGATCTGGACGCCGTGGCTGTGACCGAAGGCCCTGGGCTGCCGGGAGCGCTGCTGGTGGGCGTGAGCTATGCCAAGGCGCTGGCCCTGGCGCTGGGCAAGCCGCTGATTGCGGTGAATCATCTGGAAGGGCACATTCACGCGGTGCTGCTGGAGCGCGTGCTGCAACCTGCGGAGACCCAGGCAACGCCGGAACACGGCCAGCCGAAGCTCGCACTGGTGGTTTCCGGCGGACATACGCACCTTTATCTGGCGCAGGAGACCCACCACGCGTGGACCTACCGCAATGTGGGCCGCACGGTCGATGACGCCGCCGGCGAGGCCTTTGACAAGGTCGCCAAGCTGCTGGGGCTGGGGTATCCCGGCGGACCCTGGGTGGATGCGCTGGCTCCCTTTGGCGACGCGCGGGCGGTGCCATTCTCCTTTGCGCAGGTGAAGGCCAAGGCGCACCGGCGCGCTGATCCTGTGGCGCTGCACCCTGAGGAGGCGACGTACTTCTCCTTCAGCGGCATCAAGACGGCGGTGCTGCGCTATGTGCAGACGCATGACATGGAGGCGCGCATCGCGGCGCGGCGGCAGGCGATGGCCACGATGCCCGATGCTTCGCCCCGGCGCGACCTGGAGGCCGTGCGGGCACTTTGCGATCAGGAGTCGCTCGACCTGCTGGCGAGCTTTCAGCGCGCCGTGGTGGGAGATTTGGTCCGCAAGACCTTTCGCGCGGCGGAGCGGTATGACGTCGCCGAGATTCTGGTCTCGGGCGGCGTCGCGGCCAACCGCGAGCTGCGCGAGCGCTTCACGGCAGAAGCCGCGGCGCAGGGGCTGCCGGTCGCTTTTCCTTCGCTGAAACTCGCGACCGACAATGCGGCCATGATTGCCGCCGCGGCCTGGCCCAAGCTGATCACGAGCGAATTTGCCGGCGAGACGCTGACAGCGGCCGCGGGATTGAAGCTGGGGTCCTGA
- a CDS encoding CCA tRNA nucleotidyltransferase, whose translation MPSTPIPFSSFPASPAFRAAAHIVAHLRAHGYEAYFAGGCVRDMLLGHPPKDYDVTTRARPDVVLALFPRTYAVGAHFGVVLVADEIDGQPITTEVATFRSDGAYLDGRRPSEVAFADRPEDDVLRRDFTINGMLLDPEKWQQTGSLDDAVLDFVDGRADLSAGIVRAIGHAERRFTEDKLRMLRAVRFAARFGYELEPETFAALRQLAPGIAQVSRERVRDELTRMLTEGHARHAFELLDASGLLREVLPEIDRLHGVEQPPQYHPEGDVWVHTLLLLEKLAPGCPATLAWGALLHDVGKPATFERAPDRIRFSGHVEVGVKIAAEICRRLRFSNDETEQILALVENHMRFGDIQRMKPSTLKRFFRLPGFDEHLELHRIDCLSSHGDLTLYEFAQQQYHALPPEAVRPPLLVTGRDLIEAGYQPGPQFRQWLALAEDAQLEGRIHSREEGLALIREAAAL comes from the coding sequence ATGCCCTCCACGCCCATCCCGTTCTCGTCTTTCCCGGCATCCCCGGCCTTTCGCGCCGCCGCGCACATCGTCGCCCATCTGCGCGCCCACGGCTATGAGGCATACTTTGCCGGGGGATGCGTCCGTGACATGCTGCTCGGCCACCCGCCCAAGGACTATGACGTCACCACTCGCGCCCGTCCGGACGTGGTGCTTGCGCTCTTTCCGCGCACCTATGCCGTTGGCGCGCACTTCGGCGTCGTGCTGGTCGCCGATGAAATCGACGGCCAGCCCATCACCACCGAGGTGGCCACCTTTCGCAGCGACGGAGCGTACCTCGACGGACGCCGCCCCTCTGAGGTCGCCTTTGCCGACCGGCCTGAGGACGATGTGCTCCGCCGCGACTTCACCATCAACGGCATGCTGCTCGACCCGGAAAAGTGGCAGCAGACCGGCTCGCTCGACGACGCTGTGCTCGACTTTGTGGACGGCCGCGCCGATCTGAGCGCCGGCATCGTGCGCGCCATCGGCCACGCCGAGCGGCGCTTCACCGAGGACAAGCTGCGCATGCTGCGCGCCGTGCGCTTTGCCGCGCGCTTTGGTTACGAATTGGAGCCGGAGACCTTCGCCGCGCTCCGCCAGCTTGCGCCCGGCATCGCGCAGGTGAGCCGCGAGCGCGTCCGTGACGAGCTGACCCGCATGCTCACTGAGGGCCATGCCCGCCACGCCTTTGAGCTGCTCGATGCCAGCGGCCTGCTGCGCGAGGTGCTGCCGGAGATTGACCGCCTGCATGGCGTCGAGCAGCCGCCCCAGTACCACCCCGAGGGCGACGTCTGGGTTCACACCCTGCTGCTGCTGGAGAAGCTTGCGCCCGGCTGCCCGGCCACGCTCGCCTGGGGAGCCTTGCTGCACGACGTGGGCAAGCCGGCGACCTTTGAGCGCGCGCCTGACCGCATCCGCTTTAGCGGCCATGTGGAGGTGGGAGTCAAAATCGCGGCCGAAATCTGCCGCCGCCTGCGCTTCTCGAACGACGAGACCGAGCAGATTCTCGCCCTCGTGGAGAATCACATGCGCTTTGGCGACATCCAGCGCATGAAGCCCTCCACGCTCAAGCGCTTCTTCCGTCTGCCCGGCTTTGACGAGCATCTGGAGCTGCATCGCATCGACTGCCTCTCGAGCCACGGCGATCTCACGCTGTATGAGTTTGCGCAGCAGCAGTACCACGCGCTGCCGCCCGAGGCTGTTCGGCCGCCGCTGCTGGTCACGGGTCGCGACCTCATCGAGGCTGGCTACCAGCCCGGCCCGCAATTTCGCCAGTGGCTGGCCCTCGCCGAGGATGCGCAGCTTGAGGGCCGCATTCATTCGCGCGAAGAGGGGCTGGCGCTCATTCGGGAAGCTGCCGCTCTCTAA
- a CDS encoding GreA/GreB family elongation factor has protein sequence MPEHIKKKLLEDIKQLEHELAHELPAEIKKAAALGDLSENAEYHMAKQRQEFVNARLGQLKKRMAELSLVNLANIPHDRVAFGSTVEVFDTSKDEKIEYKLVTSEESDVSKGLISTTSPIGRALIGKQVGDTATVVTPSGNRELEVLKLTTIHDEAAAAAESAEK, from the coding sequence ATGCCCGAACACATCAAGAAAAAACTTCTCGAAGACATCAAGCAGCTCGAACACGAGCTGGCTCATGAGCTTCCCGCCGAAATCAAGAAGGCGGCCGCTCTCGGCGACCTCAGCGAAAACGCCGAGTACCACATGGCCAAGCAGCGTCAGGAATTTGTGAACGCGCGCCTGGGACAGCTCAAAAAGCGCATGGCCGAGCTCTCGCTGGTGAACCTCGCGAACATTCCGCACGACCGCGTGGCCTTTGGCTCGACGGTGGAAGTCTTCGACACCTCCAAGGACGAAAAGATCGAGTACAAGCTGGTGACCAGCGAGGAGTCCGACGTCAGCAAGGGCCTCATCTCCACCACTTCGCCGATTGGCCGCGCGCTCATCGGCAAGCAGGTGGGCGATACCGCGACCGTCGTCACGCCCAGCGGCAATCGCGAGCTCGAAGTGCTCAAGCTCACCACCATTCATGACGAAGCGGCTGCCGCAGCCGAGTCCGCCGAAAAGTAA
- a CDS encoding CDP-alcohol phosphatidyltransferase family protein gives MAVPSQQNERNPQPRHSHSWTLAFGKACGVLLQAIVNGLALTRISPNVLTFIGLVINIGAAVLFGFANEQNYVRMFLYAGLVIIGAGIFDMVDGRVARQTKQVTVFGAFFDSVIDRYSDVVLFFGLIVFYARGNRYFYVDLSAFVMVTSLMVSYTRARAEALIGKCKVGFMERPERIVLIILGALFDRWGAMAPVLWVLAVLSTITVIHRIRYTYDMTKHLAPLSAGEPMPTPSQISLDRSSKLPSANV, from the coding sequence ATGGCAGTGCCCTCTCAACAAAACGAACGCAATCCGCAACCGCGGCACTCCCATAGCTGGACCCTCGCCTTCGGCAAGGCCTGCGGCGTACTGCTGCAGGCCATTGTCAACGGGCTGGCGCTCACACGCATCTCGCCCAATGTGCTTACCTTCATCGGGCTGGTCATCAACATTGGCGCCGCCGTGCTCTTTGGCTTCGCCAATGAGCAGAACTACGTCCGGATGTTTCTCTATGCGGGGCTGGTCATCATTGGCGCCGGCATCTTTGACATGGTGGATGGACGCGTCGCGCGCCAGACCAAGCAGGTCACCGTCTTTGGAGCCTTCTTTGACTCCGTCATCGACCGCTACTCTGACGTGGTTCTGTTTTTCGGCCTCATCGTCTTTTACGCGCGCGGCAACCGTTACTTCTATGTGGATCTCTCGGCCTTCGTCATGGTCACCTCGCTCATGGTTAGCTACACGCGCGCCCGCGCCGAAGCGCTGATCGGCAAGTGCAAGGTCGGCTTCATGGAGCGCCCGGAACGCATCGTGCTCATCATCCTCGGCGCGCTCTTTGACCGCTGGGGAGCCATGGCCCCCGTGCTGTGGGTGCTCGCCGTGCTCTCCACCATCACGGTCATTCACCGCATCCGCTACACCTACGATATGACCAAGCATCTGGCCCCGCTCAGCGCCGGGGAGCCCATGCCCACGCCCAGCCAGATCTCGCTCGACCGCTCTTCCAAGCTGCCCTCAGCGAACGTATAG
- a CDS encoding SDR family NAD(P)-dependent oxidoreductase yields the protein MPSPVRSAVLARSFAGKWALVTGASAGIGEALALDLAASGAHLVLTARRVERLEALAARVRADYGVESRVVPADLALPEAPRQLYEATEGAGLPIDILINNAGFGYLGKFEKGSLDWDRKMVDLNCAAVVHLTHLFLPRMIERKRGHIMIVASTASFQPVPYMATYAATKAFDRFLSEALAAEVRPHGVNVSALCPGPTESEFGQVAGVRKDFFRGSQTAELVARKGLLALVAGEPESLPAFSGAATVFFTRFLPRNAVTGLVEKIFRKSGAV from the coding sequence ATGCCCTCGCCCGTTCGTTCTGCCGTCCTTGCACGCAGCTTTGCTGGCAAGTGGGCGCTCGTGACCGGAGCCAGCGCTGGCATTGGCGAAGCGCTCGCGCTCGATCTCGCCGCGTCGGGAGCCCATCTTGTGCTCACCGCGCGCCGCGTGGAGCGCCTCGAAGCTCTGGCCGCGCGGGTTCGCGCCGACTACGGCGTAGAATCCCGCGTCGTGCCCGCCGATCTGGCGCTGCCGGAAGCGCCCCGGCAGCTCTATGAAGCCACCGAAGGCGCCGGCCTGCCCATCGACATCCTCATCAACAACGCAGGCTTCGGCTATCTTGGGAAATTTGAAAAAGGCTCGCTTGACTGGGACCGCAAGATGGTCGACCTCAACTGTGCGGCCGTCGTTCATCTGACACACCTGTTTTTGCCGCGCATGATCGAGCGCAAGCGCGGCCACATTATGATCGTCGCCTCCACGGCTTCATTTCAGCCCGTGCCCTACATGGCCACCTATGCGGCGACGAAGGCATTTGACCGCTTTCTCAGCGAGGCGCTCGCGGCCGAGGTCCGCCCCCACGGCGTAAATGTGAGTGCCCTATGCCCGGGCCCTACCGAGTCGGAATTCGGCCAGGTCGCCGGTGTCAGAAAGGATTTTTTTCGCGGTTCGCAGACCGCCGAACTGGTCGCTCGCAAGGGGCTGCTCGCACTCGTGGCCGGTGAGCCGGAATCGCTGCCTGCCTTCTCCGGCGCGGCCACCGTCTTCTTCACGCGTTTCCTGCCGCGCAACGCCGTCACCGGCCTGGTGGAGAAGATCTTCCGTAAATCCGGCGCAGTTTAG
- the aroE gene encoding shikimate dehydrogenase: protein MTDRIAVSSLDPGTGASPAAAVQLLRSRISRVCVAIAASSPDELIEKAREAARENPFLEFRLDYLPNPAAAISRIQQFLYELGEVTAIATCRREPNGGKFKGSIEAEIQILEKAIAAGCDLIDIEIETAEKLKAAELARIRSLGAALIISYHDFKATRDLDRMFEKIQRYSPDFVKMVSTATCLADNLAMMHFLERSSDAANVVGICMGEQGLISRVLGVRAGSVFTFASAQAGEETGPGQIAARTLHEIFRIDQVSPATRVYGVVGNPVMHSLSPLIHNLAFRRETVNAVFLPLQANTLSDVLRLVKEVPLHGLAVTMPFKGEILKHLTNTDALSEKIGACNTVVRALDGNLYGFNTDVAAVVRPLERRLPLRDARVLVIGAGGAARAAVFGLKDKGADVTIVNRTPETAQKLARQAKARTIRYEQLAKASFDVILNATPIGMHGHKQQSWLKPDQLNARLVFDMVYNPIETPLLRMAREKGLPVITGVEMFVQQGARQFEIWTGKPAPEDEMLRAVVHALRRRSGEQENHSLADSIAPARRLTIPAAKPEAAAETTAEAKTEAAGTSAKAAPKPVQKKTAAAPVAAKAAKTPAAVVKPAAKAVKSSKPEKQAVPVKQAVPAKQAAPAKQPTSSAGESGHGTAKPAAKTVAVAGKKTPPKGAPAKSPAKSAAKAVAKAAPKKAAAKPTAKAAKKAAKPQTSKPKAGTAGKAAPKPVHKKAAKPAAKPTAAGKKPAPAKPTAAGKKTAKAAGKRR from the coding sequence ATGACCGATCGAATCGCCGTGTCCTCCCTCGATCCGGGTACCGGCGCCAGCCCCGCCGCTGCCGTGCAACTGTTGCGCTCGCGCATCAGCCGGGTTTGTGTTGCCATTGCCGCATCGAGCCCTGACGAGCTGATAGAGAAGGCGCGCGAGGCCGCGCGAGAGAATCCATTTCTGGAATTTCGCCTCGACTATCTGCCCAATCCGGCGGCAGCGATTTCGCGCATTCAGCAATTTTTGTATGAGCTGGGCGAGGTGACGGCGATTGCCACCTGCCGGCGCGAGCCGAATGGCGGCAAGTTCAAGGGCAGCATCGAGGCCGAGATTCAGATTCTGGAAAAGGCCATCGCGGCCGGCTGCGACCTGATCGATATTGAGATTGAGACGGCAGAGAAGCTGAAGGCCGCCGAGCTGGCGCGCATCCGGTCGCTGGGCGCGGCGCTGATCATCAGCTATCACGACTTCAAGGCTACGCGCGATCTGGACCGCATGTTTGAGAAGATCCAGCGCTACTCGCCCGATTTTGTGAAGATGGTTTCCACGGCCACCTGCCTGGCCGACAATCTGGCGATGATGCACTTTCTTGAGCGCTCATCAGACGCGGCTAACGTGGTGGGCATCTGCATGGGCGAGCAGGGCTTGATTTCGCGCGTGCTGGGCGTGCGCGCCGGCTCCGTCTTCACCTTTGCCTCGGCACAGGCCGGCGAGGAGACCGGACCCGGGCAGATTGCGGCGCGGACGCTCCATGAGATCTTCCGCATTGACCAGGTTTCACCGGCCACGCGTGTGTACGGAGTGGTGGGCAACCCGGTCATGCATTCGCTGTCGCCGCTGATTCACAACCTGGCCTTTCGCCGGGAGACGGTAAACGCCGTCTTTTTGCCGCTGCAGGCCAACACGCTGAGCGATGTGCTGCGCCTGGTGAAGGAAGTTCCGCTGCACGGGCTGGCGGTGACCATGCCCTTCAAGGGCGAGATTCTGAAGCACCTGACGAATACCGATGCGCTGTCAGAGAAGATTGGCGCCTGCAACACGGTGGTGCGCGCGCTCGACGGCAACCTGTATGGATTCAATACGGATGTGGCCGCAGTGGTGCGTCCGCTGGAGCGGCGGCTGCCGCTCAGGGATGCGCGCGTTCTGGTGATTGGCGCCGGGGGCGCGGCGCGGGCGGCCGTGTTTGGCCTCAAGGACAAGGGTGCCGACGTCACCATTGTGAACCGCACTCCCGAGACCGCGCAGAAGCTGGCGCGGCAGGCCAAGGCCCGGACGATTCGCTATGAACAGCTCGCGAAGGCCAGCTTTGACGTGATTCTGAACGCAACGCCGATCGGCATGCACGGGCACAAGCAGCAGAGCTGGCTCAAACCCGATCAACTGAACGCGCGGCTGGTCTTTGACATGGTCTACAACCCGATTGAGACTCCGCTGCTGCGCATGGCGCGCGAAAAGGGACTGCCGGTGATCACGGGCGTGGAGATGTTTGTGCAGCAGGGCGCGCGGCAGTTCGAGATATGGACCGGCAAGCCGGCCCCCGAAGACGAGATGCTGCGGGCCGTGGTGCACGCGCTGCGGCGGCGCTCCGGGGAACAGGAGAATCACAGCCTGGCCGACTCGATTGCTCCGGCACGCAGGCTGACGATTCCCGCGGCAAAGCCCGAGGCGGCAGCCGAAACAACGGCAGAAGCGAAGACCGAGGCCGCCGGTACGAGCGCCAAGGCTGCACCGAAACCGGTGCAGAAGAAGACGGCGGCAGCGCCCGTCGCGGCCAAGGCGGCCAAGACTCCGGCGGCAGTGGTGAAGCCGGCGGCGAAGGCGGTCAAGAGCTCTAAACCTGAGAAGCAGGCAGTGCCCGTGAAGCAGGCGGTACCTGCGAAACAGGCAGCGCCGGCGAAGCAGCCGACGTCCTCCGCCGGCGAGAGCGGGCATGGGACGGCAAAGCCTGCAGCGAAAACGGTTGCCGTGGCAGGCAAGAAAACGCCGCCGAAGGGAGCACCGGCAAAAAGTCCCGCAAAGAGTGCGGCCAAGGCTGTGGCCAAGGCTGCTCCGAAGAAAGCCGCCGCGAAGCCGACAGCAAAGGCGGCAAAAAAAGCCGCCAAGCCCCAGACCAGCAAACCCAAAGCCGGAACAGCAGGCAAAGCTGCACCAAAACCAGTGCACAAGAAGGCCGCGAAACCAGCCGCCAAGCCAACAGCAGCCGGGAAAAAGCCAGCTCCTGCCAAGCCAACAGCAGCCGGCAAGAAGACGGCAAAGGCGGCCGGGAAGCGCCGGTAA